The following is a genomic window from Pedobacter sp. KBS0701.
TTTACCATACACAACCTTGAGCTTTGGGAAATGCTGAAAGATACTAAGGTTAAAGGCTTAAAAGTGGGTAAAGATCTCGGGATTCTTTCTCATAACGATGATAACGTTAAAGAGATCATATTTGATGGGATTACTACCTTTTCAATCGATTTTGCGCACATGGGCCGCTTAGCTGCCGAGTTTGTGCTGAGCTTAAAGCCTATTAAACAGGTAATGGAAAATAAACTGATCAGAAGAAATTCACTTTAACACCATCGCGTGGGAACAACGGCCATCATCAGTTTTATCCTGTTCACGGTTTTGGCCGCGACCATCTCTTATTTCAAAACGAGGAAAACACAAAGATCAACCATTACGGGGTTTTTCTTTGCCAACCGCACCAATGGTTTTATCATTATCGGTGCTTCGCTGTTTTTTAGTAACATTAGCGCCAACCAGTTTATCGGCGAAAACGAATCGGTTTACATCAATAACATGTCGGTAATTAGTTGGGGGATTTCCTCCATTTTTGCTATGATCATCGTTTCTGAGTTTTTTATTCCCATTTATTTTAAAACCGGGATCCGTACCATTCCAGATTTTTTGGAGAAACGTTATGATAAACAGACTAAAACGCTGGTTTCGGTTATTTTTCTGTTTAGTTATATCATTAACCTGCTTCCATCGGTGCTTTATGGTGGTGCCGTTGCTTTTAGTAACCTGATCGATCTTTCCGGTTTTCACCTTTCTTATTGGGAAAGCATTTGGGTTTTTGTATGGATTATGGGCCTGATTGGTTCGGTTTATACCATTTTGGGTGGATTTAAGGCCATTACCATTTCTGATACCGTATTGAGTGCCGGTATGCTGATCCTCATTATCGCCCTGCCATATTATGGCTTGCGTTATCTGGGTCAGGGCGATTTTTTCAGCGGACTTTCTACCGTAATGTCCACCAAAAAAGAACACCTCAATTCGATAGGGCGCAGTAATGATGCCGTTCCTTTTTCTACTTTGTTTACCGGTATGCTGATCGTTAACCTTTATTACTGGGGAATGGAACAATACATCATTCAGCAGGTGCTGGCGGCCAAAAGTTTGGAAGAAGGCCAAAAGGGCATTGCATTAACCTGTTTTGCCAAATTACTTTGTCCATTGCTGATCAATATTCCCGGCTTAATCGCAGTGCACCTTTATCCTGTTTTAACCAATACCAACCAGGTATTTCCGCTGCTTATTAAAGATGTACTGCCGCCACTTTTAATGGGTTTATCGGCTTGTGTACTTTTTGGGGCTGCCATCACCACTTTTAACGCCGGACTTAACAGTTCGAGTACCTTATTTCTCTTAAATTTATATAAACCTTTTATGGAGAAAAAAGGAAAAGTATTGTCTGATAAGCGTTTGTTGAGAACAGGACGGCTCTTCCAGATTTCGGTATCGTTGTTTGCTATGGTGTTTGCGCCTTTCATTATATTTTCGAAGCATGGCTTCTACGAATACCTGCAAAAAATCAGTGCCATTTTTAGTCTCCCCATCTTTACCATTATCTTTTTAGGCTTTATCACCAAAAAAATGCCACCCATTGCCGCTAAAATCGGGATGCTTTTCTTTATTTCCTGTTATGTAATGAGTGAGTGGGTATTTTCTATCCAACTGCACTACCTGCATACATTAGCCATCATCTTTATCATTACTGTTTTATTGATGTTATCCATTTCGAAGCTTTACCCCAAACAAATTCCCTATACTTTGGTGCTGGATAACAAAATTGAAATTATTCCCTGGCAGAATAGACATTATTATCATGTTGTATTGATTTCACTCATGGCACTTGTCTTTTTTATTTTCTCTTCTTATATACTTGCTTAGCCCTGTATTTCAGTTGTTTATATATTTTATTTACTCGCTTGGAATATTAAATATTTTGTTTATCATTGTATCCGAAAATAATAGGATAGAATAGGATAGGATAGTTAAGTTTGTTTACCTGCTTTCAAGCATTTTATTCCCCATAGAGAAGAGGGTAACAAGTAAATAAATGTTAAAATCACTTGTCTGAACTATTGTTTTCATTAACCAAATAATTCCAAATTATGAGAAATTTTACAACTTATTGTGCAGTTATGCAAACCCTACCATCAATTGCTACAGGATGGCCGAAGGATATCCAACATCTGAAAAGGCATTAATTTCTGTCGATCTACATCTATCTACAATTTTTTAATTCATCATTTAAAAGCTTATTAGCAAATGAAGCAATTATTTTTGTTTTGTGGGCACCAACCGGTGTCTGGCAGGCTAAAAAATGCAATGGTATTGACAGGTTCGATGCTTGTATTTTTCCTGATTTTTATGCCTGTAAACAGTTATTCCCAAACAGGGAAGAAAACCATTACGGGTAAGGTTACCGATACGCTAGGGGTAGGGCTGCCCGGCGTAACTGTGGCAGTAGTAAACAAGGTTAACGTAGGAACACAAACCGATAATAACGGGAAATTTGTACTTGATGTTGCGCCCGGCGAAATCCTCCGCTTTTCTTATGTAGGCTACCGCGAGCAAAGGGCAACGGTTGGAGCAGGTAACATCATCAACATTAAATTAACCGAAGAAAATATGCTTTCGGAAGAGGTGGTGATTACGGCTTTGGGCCAAAAGCAACGTAAAGAGGCTTTGGTAGGTTCGGTTACCACGGTGAAAGTGGGTAACCTTAAAATTCCTTCCAGTAATTTAACCAATGCACTTTCTGGTCAGATAGCGGGTGTAATCGGTTATCAACGCAGCGGACAGCCTGGGCAGGATAACTCGCAGTTTTTTATCCGCGGGGTAACTACTTTCGGTTACAAGCAGGATCCGTTGATTTTGATCGATAACGTAGAGTTAACGAGTTCGGATCTTGCACGCCTTCAGGTAGATGATATCGAGAGTTTTTCGATACTGAAAGATGCGAGTGCTACGGCATTATATGGTGCCAGGGGCGCAAATGGCGTAATTTTAGTGGCTACCAAATCTGGTAAAGAGGGTAAAGCCAAAATCAGTTTCCGGCTGGAGAACTCTTCTTCACAATCTACCCAAAACTTAGAACTTGCCGATCCGATTACCTATATGAGGCTTTTTAATGAGGCTTCTATTGGTAGGGGAATGGATCCGATGTTTACGCCAAACCAGATCATCAACACGCAGGCAACGGTAAATAAAAGTCCGGGGTATAACGAATATGTTTACCCAGCGGTTGATTGGTTAGGCCTGTTGTTTAAAAAGAGAACCAGTACGCAA
Proteins encoded in this region:
- a CDS encoding solute:sodium symporter family transporter codes for the protein MGTTAIISFILFTVLAATISYFKTRKTQRSTITGFFFANRTNGFIIIGASLFFSNISANQFIGENESVYINNMSVISWGISSIFAMIIVSEFFIPIYFKTGIRTIPDFLEKRYDKQTKTLVSVIFLFSYIINLLPSVLYGGAVAFSNLIDLSGFHLSYWESIWVFVWIMGLIGSVYTILGGFKAITISDTVLSAGMLILIIALPYYGLRYLGQGDFFSGLSTVMSTKKEHLNSIGRSNDAVPFSTLFTGMLIVNLYYWGMEQYIIQQVLAAKSLEEGQKGIALTCFAKLLCPLLINIPGLIAVHLYPVLTNTNQVFPLLIKDVLPPLLMGLSACVLFGAAITTFNAGLNSSSTLFLLNLYKPFMEKKGKVLSDKRLLRTGRLFQISVSLFAMVFAPFIIFSKHGFYEYLQKISAIFSLPIFTIIFLGFITKKMPPIAAKIGMLFFISCYVMSEWVFSIQLHYLHTLAIIFIITVLLMLSISKLYPKQIPYTLVLDNKIEIIPWQNRHYYHVVLISLMALVFFIFSSYILA